Proteins encoded by one window of Enterobacter hormaechei subsp. xiangfangensis:
- the carB gene encoding carbamoyl-phosphate synthase large subunit, whose product MPKRTDIKSILILGAGPIVIGQACEFDYSGAQACKALREEGYRVILVNSNPATIMTDPEMADATYIEPIHWEVVRKIIEKERPDAVLPTMGGQTALNCALELERQGVLEEFGVTMIGATADAIDKAEDRRRFDVAMKKIGLDTARSGIAHNMEEALAVAAEVGYPCIIRPSFTMGGTGGGIAYNREEFEEICERGLDLSPTKELLIDESLIGWKEYEMEVVRDKNDNCIIVCSIENFDAMGIHTGDSITVAPAQTLTDKEYQIMRNASMAVLREIGVETGGSNVQFSVNPKTGRLIVIEMNPRVSRSSALASKATGFPIAKVAAKLAVGYTLDELMNDITGGRTPASFEPSIDYVVTKIPRFNFEKFAGANDRLTTQMKSVGEVMAIGRTQQESLQKALRGLEVGATGFDPKVSLDDPEALTKIRRELKDAGAERIWYIADAFRAGLSVDGVFNLTNIDRWFLVQIEELVRLEEKVAELGINGLDADFLRMLKRKGFADARLAKLAGVREAEIRKLRDQYDLHPVYKRVDTCAAEFSTDTAYMYSTYEDECEANPSVDRDKIMVLGGGPNRIGQGIEFDYCCVHASLALREDGYETIMVNCNPETVSTDYDTSDRLYFEPVTLEDVLEIVRIEKPKGVIVQYGGQTPLKLARALEAAGVPVIGTSPDAIDRAEDRERFQQAVDRLKLKQPANATVTAIEMAVEKAKEIGYPLVVRPSYVLGGRAMEIVYDEADLRRYFQTAVSVSNDAPVLLDRFLDDAVEVDVDAICDGEMVLIGGIMEHIEQAGVHSGDSACSLPAYTLSQEIQDVMRQQVQKLAFELQVRGLMNVQFAVKDNEVYLIEVNPRAARTVPFVSKATGIPLAKVAARVMAGQTLAQQGVTKEIIPPYYSVKEVVLPFNKFPGVDPLLGPEMRSTGEVMGVGRTFAEAFAKAQLGSSSTMRKSGRALLSVREGDKERVVDLAAKLLKQGFELDATHGTAIVLGEAGINPRLVNKVHEGRPHIQDRIKNGEYTYIINTTAGRQAIEDSKLIRRSALQYKVHYDTTLNGGFATAMALNADATEKVISVQEMHAQISN is encoded by the coding sequence ATGCCAAAACGTACAGACATAAAAAGCATCCTGATCCTTGGCGCTGGCCCGATTGTCATCGGCCAGGCCTGTGAATTTGACTACTCTGGCGCGCAGGCGTGTAAAGCCCTGCGTGAAGAGGGTTACCGCGTCATTCTGGTGAACTCTAACCCGGCCACCATCATGACCGACCCGGAAATGGCGGATGCGACCTACATCGAGCCAATTCACTGGGAAGTGGTACGCAAAATTATCGAGAAAGAGCGTCCGGACGCGGTGCTGCCGACCATGGGCGGCCAGACGGCGCTGAACTGTGCGCTGGAGCTGGAGCGTCAGGGCGTGCTGGAAGAGTTCGGCGTGACCATGATCGGTGCGACCGCCGACGCGATTGATAAAGCAGAAGACCGTCGCCGCTTCGACGTGGCAATGAAAAAAATTGGCCTTGATACCGCGCGTTCCGGTATCGCGCACAATATGGAAGAAGCGCTGGCCGTTGCGGCTGAAGTGGGCTATCCGTGCATCATCCGTCCATCGTTCACCATGGGCGGCACCGGCGGCGGCATTGCCTACAACCGCGAAGAGTTTGAAGAGATTTGTGAGCGCGGCCTGGATCTCTCCCCAACCAAAGAGCTGCTGATTGATGAATCGCTGATTGGCTGGAAAGAGTACGAGATGGAAGTGGTGCGTGATAAAAACGACAACTGCATCATCGTCTGCTCCATCGAAAACTTTGACGCGATGGGGATCCACACCGGCGACTCTATCACCGTTGCGCCAGCTCAGACGCTGACCGACAAAGAGTACCAAATCATGCGTAACGCCTCGATGGCGGTACTGCGTGAAATCGGCGTGGAAACCGGCGGCTCTAACGTGCAGTTCTCGGTGAACCCGAAAACCGGCCGTCTGATTGTTATCGAAATGAACCCGCGCGTGTCCCGTTCCTCCGCGCTGGCCTCCAAAGCCACCGGCTTCCCGATTGCGAAGGTGGCGGCGAAACTGGCGGTGGGTTACACCCTTGACGAGCTGATGAACGACATCACCGGTGGCCGCACCCCTGCGTCCTTCGAACCGTCCATCGACTACGTTGTGACTAAAATTCCTCGCTTTAACTTCGAGAAATTCGCCGGCGCCAACGACCGTCTGACCACCCAGATGAAATCTGTTGGTGAAGTCATGGCGATTGGCCGCACGCAGCAGGAATCCCTGCAAAAAGCGCTGCGTGGCCTGGAAGTGGGCGCGACCGGCTTTGACCCGAAAGTCAGCCTGGACGACCCGGAAGCGCTGACCAAAATCCGCCGTGAGCTGAAAGACGCGGGCGCAGAGCGTATCTGGTACATCGCCGATGCCTTCCGCGCGGGCCTGTCCGTCGACGGTGTATTTAACCTGACTAACATTGACCGCTGGTTCCTGGTGCAGATTGAAGAGCTGGTGCGTCTGGAAGAGAAAGTGGCGGAGCTGGGCATCAACGGCCTGGACGCTGACTTCCTGCGTATGCTGAAGCGTAAAGGCTTCGCCGATGCGCGTCTGGCTAAACTGGCGGGCGTGCGCGAAGCGGAGATCCGCAAGCTGCGCGACCAGTATGACCTGCATCCGGTTTACAAGCGCGTGGACACCTGTGCGGCAGAGTTCTCGACCGATACCGCGTACATGTACTCCACCTATGAAGACGAGTGCGAAGCGAACCCGTCCGTCGACCGCGACAAGATTATGGTGCTGGGCGGCGGCCCAAACCGTATCGGCCAGGGCATCGAGTTTGACTACTGCTGCGTACACGCCTCTCTGGCGCTGCGCGAAGACGGTTACGAGACCATCATGGTCAACTGTAACCCGGAAACCGTCTCGACCGACTACGATACCTCCGACCGCCTCTACTTCGAGCCGGTTACCCTGGAAGACGTGCTGGAAATCGTGCGCATCGAGAAGCCAAAAGGCGTGATCGTGCAGTACGGCGGCCAGACTCCGCTGAAGCTGGCGCGCGCGCTGGAAGCAGCAGGTGTACCGGTTATCGGCACCAGCCCGGATGCGATTGACCGTGCGGAAGACCGCGAGCGTTTCCAGCAGGCGGTTGACCGTCTCAAGCTGAAACAGCCGGCGAACGCCACCGTGACCGCGATTGAAATGGCCGTTGAGAAAGCGAAAGAGATCGGCTACCCGCTGGTGGTGCGTCCATCCTACGTACTGGGCGGCCGCGCGATGGAAATCGTCTACGACGAAGCGGACCTGCGTCGCTACTTCCAGACGGCGGTGAGCGTTTCCAACGATGCGCCAGTGCTGCTCGACCGCTTCCTCGACGACGCGGTTGAAGTCGACGTGGATGCCATCTGCGACGGCGAAATGGTGCTGATTGGCGGCATCATGGAGCACATCGAGCAGGCGGGCGTGCACTCGGGTGACTCCGCCTGTTCTCTGCCAGCGTACACCCTGAGCCAGGAGATTCAGGACGTGATGCGCCAGCAGGTGCAGAAGCTGGCCTTCGAGCTTCAGGTTCGCGGCCTGATGAACGTTCAGTTCGCGGTAAAAGACAACGAAGTCTATCTGATTGAAGTCAACCCGCGTGCGGCGCGTACCGTACCGTTTGTCTCTAAAGCGACCGGTATTCCGCTGGCGAAAGTGGCGGCGCGCGTGATGGCAGGCCAGACGCTGGCTCAGCAGGGCGTCACGAAAGAAATCATCCCGCCGTACTACTCGGTGAAAGAGGTGGTGCTGCCGTTCAACAAATTCCCGGGCGTTGACCCGCTGTTAGGGCCAGAGATGCGCTCTACCGGGGAAGTAATGGGCGTGGGCCGCACCTTCGCAGAAGCGTTTGCGAAAGCGCAGCTGGGCAGTAGCTCCACCATGAGAAAATCTGGCCGTGCGCTGCTCTCCGTTCGCGAAGGCGATAAAGAGCGCGTGGTTGACCTGGCCGCCAAGCTGCTGAAACAGGGCTTCGAGCTGGACGCCACTCACGGTACGGCGATTGTGTTGGGTGAAGCGGGTATCAACCCGCGTCTGGTGAACAAAGTGCATGAAGGTCGTCCGCACATTCAGGATCGTATCAAGAATGGCGAATATACCTACATCATCAACACCACCGCAGGACGCCAGGCGATTGAAGACTCCAAGCTGATTCGCCGCAGCGCGCTGCAATACAAAGTGCACTACGACACTACCCTGAACGGCGGTTTCGCAACAGCGATGGCGCTGAATGCGGATGCCACCGAGAAGGTGATTTCGGTGCAGGAAATGCACGCGCAGATTAGCAATTAA
- a CDS encoding YgdI/YgdR family lipoprotein produces the protein MQNKLLIASVLAATAMFTVAGCSSNQAVKTTDGKTIVTDGKPQVDDDTGLVSYKNAETGQTEQINRDQVKSMGELDN, from the coding sequence ATGCAAAATAAACTACTGATCGCTTCCGTTCTGGCTGCCACCGCAATGTTCACCGTGGCGGGCTGTTCGTCCAATCAGGCCGTAAAAACCACCGATGGCAAAACGATTGTTACTGACGGGAAACCGCAGGTGGATGACGATACCGGTCTGGTATCGTACAAAAACGCCGAAACCGGTCAAACTGAACAGATTAACCGTGACCAGGTTAAATCAATGGGTGAGCTGGATAACTAA
- a CDS encoding autotransporter outer membrane beta-barrel domain-containing protein — protein sequence MSKKFFKLNNTTKTLGKIFPALLICTPAVAFSAIIDQSTSVPQDFSADAEYVINKDVTISSAGSEAAVSVTGFTTTTTTNYGNISGTGNGLDINTGEQRILINNDIGATISSTTANAVNIQSMLGDFNNSGNIIGAENGMFVGENSSAVNIINTSTGMIKGKTGLSTRYGIGINNSGAIIGTNGDAITATNGNTKLTNSALVQGTENGINVKDTAKLDIKNSGTISGNTAAIIFASNKNNTLVLDTGSVLVGDVISTNSTGNTLTLIGTGTEDSNFVGLNEGDGFASVTMNGENWALSGDIDIIGSGDSLMIDKGALTLAGEVSNTGNTRVAKHASLQLGDGEKTATLSGGITNNGTVIFNQGSDFTFATDMTGSGNVEKVDSNTLTLTGKNSYTGDTVLHGGTTLVSTGATLGVKGSNATVTVENGATFATAGEVNNNIAVLSSGTLAAWNAVQGNSTLSASGVDTINGNVTNGGTLLLSAADNSVGNNFTINGDYTGSDGSQIVMNSTLGEDNSPTDHLTITGSSFGQSGVSITNIGGAGAQTINGMEIVSIGGSSEAQLTLAKPVVAGAWEYNLYQHSDGNWYLESKATPSDDPSDDTDDDGNTDDGGNTDNGGNTDNGGNTDNGGNTDNGGNTDNGGNTDNGGNTDNGGNTDNGGNTDNGGNTDNGGNTDNGGSTDNGGNNAPEVMAPEVGAYLGNYLAAQGMFLHKRDDRDQITFRNEDDLNTWMYVKGRYHENDAGGDKVSYDTTTTVLQVGSDFMSKPMDNGILRAGGMFGAGQAKTHSDAKHNVRDAQGKVDGFNVGLYATWQEDQKLRLGSYVDTWAAYSWYNNKVTSNRNDEDYDSEGFAASVEVGHAWVIQSENERTWKIEPQAQVIYSYLDQENHTDRDGVRVTTLDNDSVFGRLGVKASYFQQKDVKAWQPYVAVNWLKGAGQNDLAFNDETVSNDTPEDRGQLELGVTGNLNETTTISLRASGEWGENSYAAYGGHILLNHRW from the coding sequence ATGAGCAAAAAATTCTTCAAATTAAATAATACAACCAAAACTCTAGGGAAGATATTTCCTGCTTTGTTGATATGCACCCCCGCGGTTGCATTTTCTGCAATCATTGATCAATCAACCTCAGTCCCTCAAGATTTTTCAGCCGATGCTGAATATGTTATTAATAAAGACGTGACGATATCCTCCGCGGGTAGTGAAGCGGCGGTGTCTGTCACTGGGTTTACTACCACTACTACCACTAATTATGGCAATATTTCTGGCACGGGAAATGGCCTGGATATTAATACTGGTGAACAGCGCATTTTAATTAATAACGACATCGGTGCAACCATTTCCTCCACCACCGCGAATGCTGTTAATATTCAGTCAATGCTCGGTGATTTTAATAACAGTGGAAATATTATCGGTGCGGAAAATGGCATGTTTGTCGGCGAAAACTCTTCCGCAGTAAACATTATCAATACCAGCACCGGAATGATAAAAGGAAAAACGGGTCTAAGTACTCGGTATGGTATTGGCATTAATAACAGTGGCGCAATTATCGGTACAAATGGTGATGCTATTACGGCAACTAATGGCAACACCAAGCTTACTAACAGTGCCCTTGTGCAGGGAACCGAGAACGGTATCAATGTAAAAGATACTGCAAAATTGGATATCAAGAATAGCGGAACGATTAGTGGTAATACAGCCGCTATTATTTTTGCCAGCAATAAAAATAACACGCTGGTGCTTGATACGGGTTCCGTCCTTGTCGGTGACGTTATTTCCACCAATTCCACGGGAAACACCCTCACTCTGATCGGCACCGGTACAGAAGACAGCAATTTTGTGGGTCTGAATGAAGGGGACGGTTTTGCCAGCGTCACAATGAACGGCGAAAACTGGGCGCTGTCGGGCGATATTGACATTATTGGCTCTGGCGACTCCTTGATGATAGACAAGGGCGCGTTAACCCTGGCGGGCGAAGTATCCAACACCGGTAATACGCGGGTGGCCAAACACGCCTCGCTGCAACTGGGCGATGGCGAAAAAACTGCGACGCTCAGCGGTGGGATCACCAACAACGGTACCGTCATTTTCAATCAGGGTAGCGATTTCACTTTCGCCACCGACATGACCGGTAGCGGTAACGTCGAAAAAGTAGACTCCAACACCCTGACCCTGACGGGCAAAAATAGCTACACAGGGGATACGGTTCTGCACGGCGGCACCACGCTGGTCTCCACCGGCGCAACGCTCGGCGTCAAGGGCAGTAACGCCACTGTTACCGTTGAAAATGGCGCGACCTTTGCCACCGCAGGCGAAGTGAACAACAACATCGCGGTTCTTAGCAGCGGTACGCTGGCGGCATGGAATGCCGTCCAGGGTAACTCCACGCTCAGCGCTTCCGGCGTCGATACCATCAACGGCAACGTGACTAATGGTGGTACGCTGTTACTCAGTGCGGCTGATAATAGCGTTGGCAATAATTTTACGATTAATGGCGACTACACCGGCTCTGACGGTAGCCAGATTGTGATGAACAGCACCCTGGGTGAAGATAATTCACCAACTGACCACCTCACTATTACGGGCAGCAGCTTCGGTCAGTCCGGCGTCAGCATTACCAACATTGGCGGCGCAGGCGCGCAAACCATTAACGGTATGGAAATTGTCAGCATCGGCGGCAGTTCCGAAGCCCAACTGACGCTGGCAAAACCGGTCGTCGCAGGCGCCTGGGAATATAACCTCTACCAGCACAGTGACGGCAACTGGTATCTGGAATCAAAGGCGACGCCTTCTGATGATCCTTCTGACGACACCGATGACGATGGAAATACCGATGATGGCGGCAACACCGATAACGGCGGCAACACCGATAACGGCGGTAACACCGATAACGGCGGTAACACCGACAACGGCGGTAACACTGACAACGGCGGCAACACCGATAACGGCGGTAACACTGACAACGGCGGCAACACCGACAACGGCGGTAACACCGACAACGGCGGTAACACTGACAACGGCGGCAACACCGACAACGGCGGTAGCACTGACAACGGCGGTAACAATGCGCCGGAAGTCATGGCGCCTGAAGTGGGTGCTTACTTAGGCAACTACCTTGCCGCACAGGGCATGTTCCTGCATAAACGTGACGATCGCGACCAGATCACCTTCCGCAATGAAGACGACCTGAACACCTGGATGTACGTTAAGGGTCGCTATCACGAGAACGATGCGGGTGGCGATAAAGTCAGCTATGACACCACCACGACCGTACTGCAAGTCGGCAGCGATTTCATGAGCAAGCCAATGGATAACGGTATCCTGCGTGCTGGCGGGATGTTCGGTGCAGGCCAGGCGAAGACCCACTCTGATGCGAAGCACAACGTGCGTGACGCTCAGGGTAAGGTTGATGGTTTCAATGTTGGGCTTTACGCCACCTGGCAGGAAGATCAGAAATTACGTCTGGGCAGCTACGTTGATACCTGGGCCGCATACAGCTGGTATAACAACAAAGTCACCAGCAACCGCAACGACGAAGACTACGATAGCGAAGGTTTCGCCGCGTCTGTTGAAGTCGGCCACGCGTGGGTTATCCAGTCTGAAAATGAACGTACCTGGAAGATCGAGCCGCAGGCGCAGGTGATCTACAGCTATCTCGATCAGGAAAATCATACCGATCGCGACGGCGTACGCGTCACTACCCTGGACAACGACAGCGTCTTTGGTCGTCTCGGCGTTAAAGCAAGCTACTTCCAGCAGAAGGACGTCAAGGCCTGGCAGCCGTACGTCGCGGTTAACTGGTTGAAAGGTGCTGGTCAAAACGATCTGGCATTCAACGACGAGACCGTCAGCAACGATACGCCGGAAGATCGTGGTCAGTTAGAGCTGGGCGTAACCGGCAACCTGAACGAAACCACGACAATCTCCCTGCGAGCCAGCGGCGAATGGGGTGAAAACAGCTATGCCGCATACGGCGGTCATATTTTGTTAAACCATCGGTGGTAA
- the kefF gene encoding glutathione-regulated potassium-efflux system oxidoreductase KefF, whose product MVLIIYAHPYPQHSHANKRMLEQARTLENVEIRSLYQLYPDFNIDVAAEQEALSRADLIVWQHPMQWYSTPPLLKLWIDKVFSHGWAYGHNGNALHGKSLMWAVTTGGGESHFEIGAFPGFDVLAQPLQATALYCGLNWLPPFAMHCTFVCDDETLQAQARHYKQRLLEWQETHNG is encoded by the coding sequence ATGGTTCTGATAATTTATGCGCACCCCTATCCGCAGCATTCGCATGCGAATAAGCGGATGCTTGAGCAGGCAAGGACGCTCGAAAACGTAGAGATACGTTCCCTCTATCAACTCTATCCTGATTTTAATATCGATGTCGCCGCCGAACAGGAGGCGCTCTCTCGTGCCGATTTGATCGTCTGGCAGCATCCGATGCAGTGGTACAGCACCCCTCCGCTGCTGAAATTGTGGATCGACAAAGTTTTCTCCCACGGTTGGGCATACGGACACAACGGCAACGCGCTTCATGGCAAAAGCCTGATGTGGGCTGTTACCACCGGCGGGGGGGAAAGCCATTTTGAGATTGGCGCCTTCCCCGGATTTGACGTGCTGGCGCAGCCGCTCCAGGCTACTGCCCTTTACTGCGGTCTGAACTGGCTTCCGCCTTTTGCGATGCACTGTACCTTTGTCTGCGACGATGAAACCTTGCAGGCGCAGGCTCGTCACTACAAACAACGCTTACTTGAGTGGCAGGAGACGCACAATGGATAG
- the kefC gene encoding glutathione-regulated potassium-efflux system protein KefC — protein sequence MDSHTLIQALIYLGAAALIVPVAVRLGLGSVLGYLIAGCVIGPWGFRLVTDAESILHFAEIGVVLMLFVIGLELDPQRLWKLRASVFGGGALQMLACGLLLGGFCILLGMEWKVAELIGMTLALSSTAIAMQAMNERNLTVSQMGRSTFSVLLFQDIAAIPLVAMIPLLATSGASTTLGAFALSALKVVGALALVVLLGRYVTRPLLRFVARSGLREVFSAVALFLVFGFGLLLEEAGLSMAMGAFLAGVLLASSEYRHALESDIEPFKGLLLGLFFIGVGMSIDFGTLVTHPLRIIILLVGFLVIKMAMLWLIARPLNVPKPQRRWFAVLLGQGSEFAFVVFGAAQMANVLDPEWAKALTLAVALSMAATPILLVLLTRLEKTGSEQEREADEIDEEQPRVIIAGFGRFGQITGRLLLSSGVKMVILDHDPDHVDTLRKFDMKVFYGDATRVDLLESAGAAKAEVLINAIDDPETSMQMVELVKEHFPHLTIISRARDVDHYIQLRQAGVAAPERETFEGALKSGRMALESLGLGAYEARERADLFRRFNHEMVEEMVAMASSTATERAAVFKRTSTMLTEIINEDRNHLSLVQRHGWQGTEEGKHTGDPEDEPESKPSA from the coding sequence ATGGATAGCCATACGCTGATACAGGCGCTGATTTATCTTGGCGCGGCGGCATTAATTGTGCCCGTGGCGGTTCGTCTGGGGCTGGGCTCGGTGCTCGGCTATCTGATTGCCGGGTGTGTAATTGGCCCCTGGGGTTTTCGGCTGGTGACGGATGCCGAGTCGATCCTGCATTTTGCGGAGATCGGCGTGGTGCTTATGCTGTTCGTGATTGGCCTGGAGCTGGATCCGCAGCGGCTGTGGAAACTGCGCGCCTCGGTGTTTGGCGGAGGCGCTCTGCAAATGCTGGCCTGCGGTCTGCTGTTGGGCGGGTTCTGCATTCTGCTCGGGATGGAGTGGAAAGTCGCGGAGTTGATCGGCATGACGCTGGCGCTCTCCTCGACGGCTATTGCCATGCAGGCTATGAACGAGCGTAACCTGACGGTGTCGCAAATGGGGCGCAGTACCTTCTCCGTACTGTTGTTCCAGGATATTGCTGCCATCCCGCTGGTGGCGATGATCCCGCTGCTGGCAACCAGCGGCGCATCAACGACGCTGGGGGCATTTGCCTTATCAGCGCTGAAGGTTGTTGGTGCGCTGGCGCTGGTTGTTCTGCTTGGTCGCTACGTAACGCGTCCGCTGCTGCGCTTTGTTGCTCGCTCTGGCCTGCGCGAAGTATTCAGCGCCGTTGCGTTATTCCTGGTGTTTGGTTTTGGATTGCTGCTTGAAGAGGCCGGGCTGTCGATGGCAATGGGCGCCTTCCTCGCGGGGGTCTTACTGGCTAGCTCCGAATACCGTCACGCGCTGGAAAGCGATATCGAGCCGTTTAAAGGATTGCTGCTGGGGCTGTTTTTCATCGGCGTCGGGATGTCTATCGACTTCGGGACGCTGGTGACCCATCCGCTGCGCATCATCATTCTGCTGGTAGGTTTCCTGGTCATTAAAATGGCGATGCTGTGGCTGATCGCCCGCCCGTTAAACGTGCCAAAACCGCAGCGCCGCTGGTTTGCCGTGCTGCTGGGGCAGGGGAGTGAGTTTGCTTTCGTGGTCTTTGGCGCAGCGCAGATGGCAAATGTACTCGATCCGGAATGGGCAAAAGCGCTGACGCTGGCGGTTGCGCTGTCGATGGCCGCAACGCCGATCCTGCTGGTGTTGCTGACGCGTCTGGAAAAAACGGGAAGCGAACAGGAGCGAGAAGCCGATGAGATCGACGAGGAGCAGCCGCGGGTGATCATCGCCGGATTTGGCCGCTTCGGGCAGATTACCGGCCGTTTACTGCTCTCCAGCGGAGTCAAAATGGTTATCCTCGATCACGATCCTGACCATGTGGATACGCTGCGTAAATTCGATATGAAAGTATTTTACGGTGATGCGACCCGGGTTGATCTGCTGGAATCCGCCGGCGCGGCGAAGGCCGAGGTGCTGATTAACGCCATCGACGATCCAGAGACCAGTATGCAGATGGTTGAGCTGGTCAAAGAGCATTTTCCGCATCTGACCATTATCTCTCGTGCGCGCGATGTGGATCATTACATCCAGCTCCGTCAGGCGGGTGTGGCAGCCCCTGAACGTGAAACCTTCGAAGGGGCGCTCAAATCTGGCCGCATGGCGCTTGAAAGCCTGGGACTTGGCGCGTATGAAGCGCGTGAGCGTGCCGATTTATTCCGCCGTTTTAACCATGAGATGGTGGAAGAGATGGTGGCGATGGCGAGCAGTACGGCAACCGAACGCGCTGCGGTGTTTAAACGCACCAGCACCATGCTGACGGAGATCATCAACGAGGATCGTAATCACCTGTCGCTGGTTCAGCGCCACGGCTGGCAAGGAACGGAAGAGGGCAAGCATACCGGTGATCCTGAGGATGAACCGGAGAGTAAACCCTCTGCGTGA
- the folA gene encoding type 3 dihydrofolate reductase, which produces MISLIAALAVDRVIGMENAMPWNLPADLAWFKRTTLNKPVVMGRLTWESIGRPLPGRKNIVISSQPGTDDRVQWVKSVDEAIAACGDAEEIMVIGGGRVYEQFLPKAQKLYLTHIDAEVEGDTHFPDYDPDEWESVFSEFHDADAQNSHSYCFEILERR; this is translated from the coding sequence ATGATCAGTCTGATTGCAGCGCTGGCGGTAGACCGCGTTATCGGCATGGAAAACGCCATGCCGTGGAACCTGCCTGCCGATCTCGCATGGTTTAAACGTACTACGTTAAACAAGCCGGTAGTGATGGGCCGCCTGACCTGGGAGTCGATTGGTCGTCCATTGCCGGGTCGTAAGAATATTGTGATCAGTAGCCAGCCGGGCACTGACGATCGCGTGCAGTGGGTTAAGTCCGTTGATGAAGCCATTGCCGCCTGCGGCGATGCCGAAGAGATCATGGTGATCGGCGGCGGGCGTGTGTATGAGCAGTTCCTGCCAAAAGCGCAGAAACTGTATCTGACGCACATTGATGCGGAAGTGGAAGGGGATACCCATTTCCCGGATTACGATCCGGACGAGTGGGAGTCTGTATTCAGTGAGTTTCACGATGCGGATGCGCAAAACTCGCACAGCTACTGCTTCGAAATTCTGGAACGTCGTTAA
- the apaH gene encoding bis(5'-nucleosyl)-tetraphosphatase (symmetrical) ApaH, whose protein sequence is MSTYLIGDVHGCYDELIALLKQVDFTPGQDTLWLTGDLVARGPGSLDVLRYVKSLGDSVRMVLGNHDLHLLAVYAGISRNKPKDRITPLLEAPDADELLNWLRRQPLLQIDEEKKLVMAHAGITPQWDLETAKTCARDTEAVLASDSYPFFLDAMYGDMPNNWSDDLSGLARLRFITNAFTRMRYCFPNGQLDMYCKDTPENAPAPLKPWFAIPGPVTNEYSVVFGHWASLEGKGTPENIYALDTGCCWGGDLTCLRWEDKTYFVQPSNRQLDLGEGEAVAS, encoded by the coding sequence ATGTCTACATATCTGATTGGCGACGTTCACGGTTGCTACGATGAACTGATCGCATTATTAAAACAGGTCGACTTCACCCCCGGGCAGGATACGCTCTGGCTGACGGGCGACTTAGTGGCGCGCGGTCCCGGTTCCCTGGACGTCCTCCGCTATGTCAAATCGCTGGGCGACAGCGTGCGCATGGTGCTGGGCAACCACGATCTGCATCTGCTGGCCGTATACGCCGGGATCAGCCGTAATAAGCCGAAAGATCGCATTACCCCCCTGCTGGAAGCGCCGGATGCCGATGAGTTGCTCAACTGGCTGCGTCGCCAGCCGCTGCTACAGATTGACGAAGAGAAAAAACTGGTGATGGCGCATGCCGGCATCACGCCTCAGTGGGATCTTGAGACGGCAAAAACCTGCGCGCGCGACACCGAAGCGGTGCTGGCGAGCGACTCCTACCCGTTCTTCCTCGATGCGATGTACGGCGACATGCCAAATAACTGGAGTGATGATCTCAGCGGCCTGGCGCGACTGCGTTTTATCACCAATGCCTTTACGCGCATGCGCTACTGCTTCCCGAACGGACAGCTGGATATGTATTGCAAAGATACGCCGGAAAATGCGCCTGCGCCGCTTAAGCCGTGGTTTGCCATTCCGGGCCCCGTGACAAACGAATATAGCGTGGTATTTGGGCACTGGGCATCGCTGGAAGGAAAAGGCACCCCGGAAAATATCTACGCGCTGGATACCGGATGCTGCTGGGGCGGGGATTTAACCTGCTTACGCTGGGAAGATAAGACCTACTTTGTGCAGCCATCCAACCGACAGCTGGACTTAGGCGAAGGTGAGGCGGTCGCCTCCTGA
- the apaG gene encoding Co2+/Mg2+ efflux protein ApaG — translation MIDSPRVCVQVQSVYIESQSTPDEERFVFAYTVTIRNLGRMPVQLLGRYWLITNGNGREIEVQGEGVVGEQPHIAPGEEYQYTSGAVIETPLGTMQGHYEMVDADGNAFRIAIPVFRLAVPTLIH, via the coding sequence ATGATTGATTCGCCCCGCGTCTGTGTTCAGGTTCAAAGCGTCTACATTGAGTCCCAATCCACACCGGATGAAGAACGTTTTGTCTTTGCTTATACCGTAACCATTCGCAATCTGGGGCGGATGCCTGTGCAACTGCTCGGGCGCTACTGGCTTATCACCAACGGCAATGGCCGTGAAATTGAAGTCCAGGGCGAAGGTGTGGTCGGTGAACAACCCCATATCGCCCCTGGCGAAGAGTATCAGTACACCAGCGGCGCGGTCATTGAAACGCCGCTGGGTACCATGCAGGGCCATTACGAAATGGTCGATGCCGACGGTAATGCTTTCCGCATTGCTATTCCCGTATTCCGTCTCGCCGTACCTACACTTATTCATTAA